From the genome of Pirellulales bacterium, one region includes:
- a CDS encoding DUF2089 family protein, giving the protein MKTETEAQPPLEQLDDADREFVIRFVLASGSLKDVAEGYGVSYPTIRTRLDRLIKRLEELRRGQPLDPLKELLAGMVAKGEISALAARRVLAVHQKEIQQAQET; this is encoded by the coding sequence ATGAAAACCGAGACCGAAGCACAGCCTCCGCTGGAGCAACTGGACGATGCCGATCGCGAGTTTGTGATTCGCTTCGTGCTGGCTTCCGGTTCACTGAAAGACGTGGCCGAAGGGTACGGCGTGAGTTACCCCACGATTCGCACTCGGCTCGATCGGCTGATCAAGCGGCTGGAAGAATTGCGCCGCGGGCAACCGCTCGATCCGCTCAAAGAGTTGCTGGCCGGCATGGTGGCGAAAGGGGAAATCAGTGCCCTGGCGGCGCGGCGCGTGCTGGCGGTACATCAAAAAGAAATTCAACAAGCACAGGAGACGTAA
- a CDS encoding helix-turn-helix transcriptional regulator yields MPKHTAKNTNPDFLNGVPELLLLQLLARRPMHGYELVQAIEQSTGQVLEFGEGCIYPVLHRLEKDEFLASRRETVNGRSRVVYRPTAAGRKRLAGSTAAWRSIVGAVNQVLSGEPVSEILGGKHGKPAGA; encoded by the coding sequence GATTTTCTCAATGGCGTGCCGGAGTTGCTGCTATTGCAACTGCTGGCACGCCGACCGATGCACGGTTACGAGCTTGTGCAGGCCATTGAGCAATCGACGGGCCAAGTGCTGGAATTCGGCGAAGGGTGCATTTATCCGGTGCTGCACCGATTGGAAAAAGACGAATTTTTAGCCAGCCGCCGCGAAACGGTGAATGGCCGCAGTCGCGTGGTTTATCGCCCGACCGCCGCCGGACGTAAACGGTTGGCTGGCAGCACGGCTGCCTGGCGCAGCATCGTAGGCGCCGTGAACCAGGTTTTAAGCGGCGAACCCGTCAGCGAAATACTCGGTGGAAAACATGGAAAACCAGCCGGCGCGTGA